Proteins from a single region of Chromobacterium sp. ATCC 53434:
- a CDS encoding cytochrome c biogenesis protein ResB translates to MKNQHRHTIRHALYELLSSMRFAIGLLTILAIASIVGTVLKQNEPYPNYAFEFGQFWFQVFEQLGLYDVYHSAWFLTILAFLMLSITLCIIRNGPGFIRQIRGYREKASDASLAAMSHSQVFAAEAAAPEPLLAYLRAQGFRWREAERGDGGRLIAAKKGAAGKLGYFCAHAALVVICIGGLLDGNLPLKLAELAGRVVPETRDLPQSQIPAPSRLSAGNLSFRGNVNVAEGKSADVIFLNSGNGYLVQELPFIVTLKKFHVDYYSNGMPKLFASDIVVTDKQSGKVTEATVKVNHPLIVDGIAIYQASFGDGGSPLRLSAWNLATPQSAPVPLSGVSMNSQPLRANGKDYALEFGELRVFNIENIGKPGDGEATLTQRMHDAREVKQTHELKNFGPSIAFKLRDTQGQAVEYVNYMSPIEQDGASYMMAGMRKTPADPFQYLRLPLDDDMKLDRFMRLYAALRDPSLYEQIAARATRKARQGGVIDEKLARQFGDSVKGVLQRFAQGGFDGLEQFLDQRVPADKRQAVAQTYIKILQGAVIDVMAVADDKAGAKPLAADAAHYRFLLDGLVAASGLQDYGAPVLLQLEGFDQVQSSGLQLTRSPGKALVYLGSILLVLGIVLMFYVRELRLWIRLDGDQVRVAMASNRHNSDLDRDFQRHLDAIKQLTRGT, encoded by the coding sequence ATGAAAAACCAACACCGCCATACCATCCGCCACGCGCTATACGAACTGCTCAGCTCGATGCGCTTCGCCATCGGCCTGCTGACGATACTGGCAATCGCCTCCATCGTCGGCACCGTGCTGAAGCAGAACGAGCCCTATCCGAACTACGCATTTGAATTCGGCCAGTTCTGGTTCCAGGTTTTCGAACAGCTGGGATTGTACGACGTCTACCATTCCGCCTGGTTCCTGACCATCCTGGCCTTCCTGATGTTGTCGATCACGCTGTGCATCATCCGCAACGGCCCCGGCTTCATCCGCCAGATCCGCGGCTATCGCGAGAAGGCCAGCGACGCCTCGCTGGCGGCGATGTCGCACAGCCAGGTCTTCGCCGCCGAAGCCGCCGCGCCAGAGCCGCTGCTGGCCTATCTGCGGGCGCAGGGCTTCCGCTGGCGCGAGGCCGAACGCGGCGACGGCGGCCGCCTGATCGCCGCCAAGAAGGGCGCGGCCGGCAAGCTGGGCTATTTCTGCGCCCACGCCGCGCTGGTGGTGATCTGCATAGGCGGCTTGCTGGACGGCAATCTGCCGCTGAAGCTGGCCGAGCTGGCCGGCCGCGTGGTGCCGGAAACCCGCGACCTGCCGCAAAGCCAGATTCCGGCGCCCAGCCGGCTGTCGGCCGGCAATCTGTCGTTCCGCGGCAACGTCAACGTCGCCGAGGGCAAGAGCGCCGACGTCATCTTCCTGAATTCCGGCAACGGCTATCTGGTGCAGGAACTGCCCTTCATCGTCACGCTGAAGAAATTCCACGTCGACTACTACAGCAACGGCATGCCCAAGCTGTTCGCCAGCGACATTGTCGTCACCGACAAGCAAAGCGGCAAGGTCACCGAGGCGACGGTCAAGGTCAACCACCCGCTGATCGTCGACGGCATCGCCATCTACCAGGCCTCCTTCGGCGACGGCGGCTCGCCGCTGCGGCTGAGCGCCTGGAACCTGGCCACGCCGCAAAGCGCGCCGGTGCCGCTCTCCGGCGTGTCGATGAACAGCCAGCCGCTGCGCGCCAACGGCAAGGACTACGCGCTGGAGTTCGGCGAGCTCAGGGTGTTCAACATCGAGAACATCGGCAAGCCGGGCGACGGCGAGGCGACGCTGACGCAGCGGATGCACGACGCCCGCGAGGTCAAGCAGACCCACGAGCTGAAGAACTTCGGCCCGTCCATCGCCTTCAAGCTGCGCGACACCCAGGGCCAGGCGGTGGAATACGTCAACTACATGTCGCCGATAGAGCAGGACGGCGCCAGCTACATGATGGCCGGCATGCGCAAGACGCCGGCCGACCCGTTCCAGTATCTGCGCCTGCCGCTGGACGACGACATGAAGCTGGACCGCTTCATGCGCCTGTACGCCGCGCTGCGCGACCCGTCGCTGTATGAACAGATCGCCGCGCGCGCCACTCGCAAGGCCCGCCAGGGCGGCGTCATCGACGAGAAGCTGGCCCGCCAGTTCGGCGACAGCGTCAAGGGCGTGCTGCAACGCTTCGCCCAGGGCGGCTTCGACGGACTGGAGCAATTCCTGGACCAGCGCGTGCCGGCCGACAAACGCCAGGCGGTGGCGCAGACCTACATCAAGATATTGCAGGGCGCGGTGATCGACGTGATGGCGGTGGCCGACGACAAGGCCGGCGCCAAGCCGCTGGCGGCCGACGCCGCCCACTACCGCTTCCTGCTGGACGGCCTGGTGGCCGCCAGCGGCCTGCAGGACTACGGCGCGCCGGTATTGCTGCAGCTAGAGGGCTTCGACCAGGTACAATCGTCCGGCCTGCAGCTGACCCGCTCGCCGGGCAAGGCGCTGGTCTACCTGGGCTCGATCTTGCTGGTGCTCGGCATCGTGCTAATGTTCTATGTGCGCGAGCTGCGGCTGTGGATACGGCTGGACGGCGACCAGGTGCGGGTGGCGATGGCTTCGAACCGCCACAACAGCGATCTGGACCGAGACTTCCAGCGTCATCTCGACGCGATAAAACAGCTGACACGGGGAACATGA
- the ccsB gene encoding c-type cytochrome biogenesis protein CcsB: MELATTTFDRLPLWRRLDRRDWAYALLIAVAAGYAFGLYHHAMDGYEQAILAGSALGLIALGWFWKAWRWYFLLSGGLALLGIQLYQHDLARGQSAFWLKYALSSQSAIMWMCTLFFLATAVYWIGLARRAETLYRMGAGLSWAAAVMGLAGLFVRWYESYLIAPDVGHIPVSNLYEVFVLFTLITSLMYLYYQAKFAAGPAGALVLPVVSAAVGFILWYSLDRQAHGIQPLIPALQSWWMKIHVPANFVGYGAFSLAAMLGVGELLVQKGWLRDRLPPAEVLDEMMYKAISVGFLFFTIATILGAMWAADAWGGYWSWDPKETWALIVWLNYAAWLHIRLVKGWRGAPLAWWSVIGLVVVTFAFLGVNMFLSGLHSYGGL; this comes from the coding sequence ATGGAACTGGCAACCACGACATTCGACCGCCTGCCGCTGTGGCGCCGGCTGGACCGCCGCGACTGGGCGTACGCGCTGCTGATCGCCGTCGCCGCCGGCTACGCCTTCGGCCTCTACCATCACGCGATGGACGGCTACGAGCAGGCGATACTGGCCGGCTCGGCGCTGGGACTGATCGCGCTCGGCTGGTTCTGGAAGGCCTGGCGCTGGTACTTCCTGCTGTCCGGCGGCCTGGCGCTGCTCGGCATCCAGTTGTACCAGCACGACCTGGCCCGCGGCCAGAGCGCGTTCTGGCTCAAATACGCGCTGTCCAGCCAGTCCGCCATCATGTGGATGTGCACGTTGTTCTTCCTGGCCACCGCGGTGTACTGGATCGGCCTGGCCCGGCGCGCCGAGACGCTGTACCGGATGGGCGCCGGCCTGAGCTGGGCGGCCGCGGTGATGGGCCTGGCCGGCCTGTTCGTCCGCTGGTACGAGAGCTATCTGATCGCGCCCGACGTCGGTCACATCCCGGTGTCCAATCTGTACGAGGTCTTCGTGCTGTTCACGCTGATCACCTCGCTGATGTATCTGTACTACCAGGCCAAGTTCGCCGCCGGCCCGGCCGGCGCGCTGGTGCTGCCGGTGGTCAGCGCCGCGGTCGGCTTCATCCTGTGGTACAGCCTGGACCGCCAGGCGCACGGCATCCAGCCGCTGATCCCGGCGCTGCAGTCGTGGTGGATGAAGATACACGTGCCGGCCAACTTCGTCGGCTACGGCGCCTTCTCGCTGGCGGCGATGCTGGGCGTCGGCGAACTGCTGGTGCAGAAGGGCTGGCTGCGCGACCGCCTGCCGCCGGCCGAGGTGCTGGACGAGATGATGTACAAGGCGATCTCGGTCGGCTTCCTGTTCTTCACCATCGCCACCATACTGGGCGCGATGTGGGCGGCCGACGCCTGGGGCGGCTACTGGAGCTGGGACCCGAAGGAGACCTGGGCGCTGATCGTCTGGCTGAACTACGCTGCCTGGCTGCACATCCGGCTGGTCAAGGGCTGGCGCGGCGCGCCGCTGGCCTGGTGGTCGGTGATAGGCCTGGTGGTCGTCACCTTCGCCTTCCTCGGCGTCAATATGTTCCTGTCCGGCCTGCATTCCTACGGCGGGCTGTAA
- a CDS encoding TerC family protein: MDFSWLSDPAAWLGLLTLIILEIVLGIDNLIFVAILAEKLPPEQRDRARIVGLSLALVMRLLLLASVSWLVTLTTPLFSVMGVGFAGRDLIMLGGGVFLLFKATTELHERLEGVDHVKSGSQRAYAAFATVVAQILVLDAVFSIDSVVTAIGMSEHLPVMMLAVIVAMILMIAASKPLTSFVNAHPTVVMLCLGFLLMIGFSLVADGFGFHIPKGYLYAAIGFSVLIEAFNQVSQANRIRYMNRSQSFRERTANAVLSLMGSRLSDAANAEAKPEAGPQQVEDAAFGHNERAMIHSVLTLAERPIRVIATPRADIHRLDLSQPEAAQRKALRDSPYSRLVVIRDGSIDEPLGIVARKDLLAQLLDGRPLDVDAALRQPLVLPETVTVLKALESFRQHAADMAFVVNEFGSLEGIVTQKDLMEAIAGEFPEEHERHELPAIVANADGSYDVEGSLELVTLEQYLTLGDFEDEDFHTVAGLLMDCLERIPREGDEVGIGEWKLRVTAQKGNRTERVLISPQSDSFDAGI; this comes from the coding sequence ATGGACTTTTCATGGCTGTCCGACCCCGCCGCCTGGCTGGGCCTCTTGACGCTGATCATCCTCGAGATCGTACTCGGCATAGACAACCTGATCTTCGTGGCCATCCTGGCCGAAAAACTTCCACCAGAACAACGCGACCGCGCCCGCATCGTCGGCCTGTCGCTGGCGCTCGTCATGCGCCTCTTGCTGCTGGCCAGCGTCTCCTGGCTGGTCACGCTGACCACGCCGCTGTTCTCGGTCATGGGCGTCGGCTTCGCCGGCCGCGACCTGATCATGCTGGGCGGCGGCGTCTTCCTGCTGTTCAAGGCCACCACCGAGCTGCATGAGCGGCTGGAGGGCGTAGACCACGTCAAGAGCGGCAGCCAGCGCGCCTACGCCGCCTTCGCCACCGTCGTCGCGCAGATTCTGGTGCTGGACGCAGTGTTCTCGATCGACTCCGTCGTCACCGCCATCGGCATGTCCGAGCACCTGCCGGTGATGATGCTGGCCGTCATCGTCGCGATGATATTGATGATCGCCGCCAGCAAGCCGCTGACTTCCTTCGTCAACGCCCATCCGACGGTGGTGATGCTGTGTCTGGGCTTCCTGTTGATGATAGGCTTCAGCCTGGTCGCCGACGGTTTCGGCTTCCACATACCGAAGGGCTATCTGTACGCGGCCATCGGCTTCTCGGTGCTGATCGAGGCCTTCAACCAGGTGTCGCAGGCCAACCGCATCCGCTACATGAACCGCTCGCAGAGCTTCCGCGAGCGCACCGCCAACGCGGTGCTGAGCCTGATGGGCAGCCGGCTGTCCGACGCCGCCAACGCCGAGGCCAAGCCCGAGGCCGGCCCGCAGCAGGTGGAGGACGCCGCCTTCGGCCACAACGAGCGCGCGATGATACACAGCGTGCTGACGCTGGCCGAGCGACCGATCCGCGTGATCGCCACCCCGCGCGCCGACATCCACCGCCTGGACCTGAGCCAGCCGGAAGCGGCGCAGCGCAAGGCGCTGCGGGACAGCCCGTACTCGCGCCTGGTGGTGATACGCGACGGCAGCATAGACGAGCCGCTGGGCATCGTCGCCCGCAAGGACCTGCTGGCCCAGCTCCTGGACGGCCGCCCGCTGGACGTGGACGCCGCGCTGCGCCAGCCGCTGGTGCTGCCGGAGACCGTCACCGTGCTGAAGGCGCTGGAAAGCTTCCGCCAGCACGCCGCCGACATGGCCTTCGTCGTCAACGAGTTCGGCAGTCTGGAAGGCATCGTCACCCAGAAGGACCTGATGGAGGCGATCGCCGGCGAATTCCCGGAAGAGCACGAGCGTCACGAACTGCCGGCCATCGTCGCCAACGCCGACGGCAGCTACGACGTCGAGGGCAGCCTGGAATTGGTGACGCTGGAGCAGTATCTGACGCTGGGCGATTTCGAGGACGAGGACTTCCACACCGTGGCCGGCCTGCTGATGGACTGCCTGGAGCGCATCCCGCGCGAGGGCGACGAAGTCGGCATCGGCGAATGGAAGCTGCGCGTCACCGCGCAGAAGGGCAACCGCACCGAACGGGTGCTGATCAGCCCGCAGTCCGACAGCTTCGATGCCGGCATCTGA
- a CDS encoding GIY-YIG nuclease family protein, translated as MPASDPAQGLPRPWFLYVLRCADGALYTGVSTDVARRYRQHQAGKGARYTRLNPPVAVALIVEYPGRSAALQAEHAFKQLSAAAKRDFLGRHGDAAVPA; from the coding sequence ATGCCGGCATCTGATCCGGCCCAGGGCCTTCCCCGGCCCTGGTTCCTCTACGTGCTGCGCTGCGCCGACGGCGCGCTGTACACCGGCGTCAGCACCGATGTCGCGCGCCGCTACCGCCAGCACCAGGCAGGCAAGGGCGCGCGCTACACCCGTTTGAACCCGCCGGTCGCCGTCGCACTGATCGTCGAATACCCCGGCCGCTCCGCCGCGCTGCAGGCCGAACACGCGTTCAAGCAGCTGTCCGCCGCGGCCAAGCGGGATTTCCTGGGCCGCCACGGCGACGCCGCCGTCCCGGCCTGA
- a CDS encoding ABC transporter substrate-binding protein — protein MPGSISRIAALLAGALLAAAASAADAVRVGSKIDTEGALLGNLIQQVLEAHGVKTESRLSLGNTKVVRTAIAAGEIDIYPEYTGNGAFFFSDEKNPAWKSAAAGYQRVKQLDYDKNRIVWLAPAPANNTWTIAVRRDVASANHLGTLADLGAWLNRGGRFKLAASAEFIERPDALPAFQNAYGFKLRRDQLLALAGGDTSATVKAAAEQTSGVNAAMAYGTDGPVAALGLIALRDPQGVQPVYAPTPIIRADALARHPDIAAWLKPVFQSLDEPTLQQLNASIALEGRNARQVAAGYLKRKGFIK, from the coding sequence ATGCCAGGCAGTATTTCCCGAATCGCCGCGCTATTGGCCGGCGCTCTGCTGGCCGCCGCGGCCAGCGCCGCCGACGCCGTCCGCGTCGGCTCCAAGATAGACACCGAGGGCGCGCTGCTCGGCAACCTCATCCAGCAGGTGCTGGAAGCCCACGGCGTCAAGACCGAGAGCCGGCTGTCGCTGGGCAATACCAAGGTGGTGCGCACCGCCATCGCCGCCGGCGAGATCGACATCTACCCCGAATACACCGGCAACGGCGCCTTCTTCTTCTCCGACGAGAAGAACCCGGCGTGGAAATCGGCCGCCGCCGGCTACCAGCGGGTCAAACAGCTCGATTACGACAAGAACCGCATTGTCTGGCTGGCGCCGGCGCCGGCCAACAACACCTGGACCATCGCCGTCCGGCGCGATGTCGCCAGCGCCAACCACCTCGGCACGCTCGCCGATCTGGGCGCCTGGCTGAACCGCGGCGGCCGCTTCAAGCTGGCCGCCTCGGCCGAATTCATCGAACGGCCGGACGCGCTGCCGGCCTTCCAGAACGCCTACGGCTTCAAGCTGCGCCGGGACCAGCTGCTGGCGCTGGCCGGCGGCGACACCTCGGCCACCGTCAAGGCGGCGGCCGAGCAGACCTCGGGCGTCAACGCCGCGATGGCCTACGGCACCGACGGCCCGGTGGCGGCGCTGGGCCTGATCGCGCTGCGTGACCCCCAGGGCGTGCAGCCGGTGTACGCGCCGACGCCCATCATCCGCGCCGACGCGCTGGCCCGCCACCCGGACATCGCCGCCTGGCTCAAGCCGGTGTTCCAATCGCTGGACGAGCCGACGCTGCAACAGTTGAACGCCAGCATCGCGCTGGAAGGCCGCAATGCGCGCCAGGTGGCCGCCGGCTACCTGAAGCGCAAGGGCTTCATCAAGTGA
- a CDS encoding ABC transporter permease translates to MRPRNRVRLALALLLLAGACCPLLSHAPNRLLSGQGLYLTALPGAAWLLMPALPLLLAPWLADARRLHGLLAPCAAVLANGLLLLAGHEAARLGGGDRDALSRTTFGAGFWLLQLAAGLYLAEALRGLALKPPARALAVCAACLPALALLAAGRLDALALLREYHNDADAFHQALLRHLQLLALSVPPAALLGAALGLAAFRRPRVEAWLFPALNTLQTVPSLALFALLIAPLAWLGRLWPQSGIAGVGLAPAVTALALYSLLPMTHGALAALRQVPAAARDSARGIGMSPWQVFRLVELPLALPVLMTGLRVTTVQAVGLAAVAALIGAGGFGAIVFQGLSASAPDQVLLGTLPIVILTLCCDTVFKLLASRLERAPR, encoded by the coding sequence ATGCGGCCGCGCAACCGGGTGCGACTGGCGCTGGCCCTGCTGTTGCTGGCCGGCGCCTGCTGCCCCTTGCTCAGCCACGCGCCCAACCGCCTGCTGAGCGGCCAGGGTCTCTACCTTACCGCGCTGCCCGGCGCCGCCTGGCTGTTGATGCCGGCGCTGCCGCTGCTGCTGGCGCCGTGGCTGGCCGACGCCCGCCGGCTGCACGGCCTGTTGGCGCCGTGCGCCGCCGTGCTCGCCAACGGACTGTTGCTGCTGGCAGGCCATGAGGCCGCACGCTTGGGCGGCGGCGATCGGGACGCGCTCTCGCGCACCACCTTCGGCGCCGGCTTCTGGCTGCTGCAGCTGGCCGCCGGCCTTTATCTGGCCGAGGCGCTGCGCGGCCTGGCCCTGAAGCCGCCGGCCCGCGCGCTGGCGGTCTGCGCCGCCTGCCTGCCGGCGCTGGCCCTGCTGGCCGCCGGCCGGCTGGACGCGCTGGCCTTGCTGCGCGAATACCACAACGACGCGGACGCCTTCCACCAGGCGCTGCTGCGCCATCTACAATTGCTGGCGCTGTCGGTGCCGCCGGCCGCGCTGCTGGGCGCGGCGCTGGGCTTGGCGGCCTTCCGCCGCCCCCGCGTCGAAGCCTGGCTGTTTCCGGCGCTGAACACGCTGCAGACGGTGCCGTCTCTGGCGCTGTTCGCGCTGTTGATCGCGCCGCTGGCCTGGCTGGGCCGGCTATGGCCGCAATCCGGCATCGCCGGCGTCGGCCTGGCGCCGGCCGTCACCGCGCTGGCGCTGTACTCGCTGCTGCCGATGACCCACGGCGCGCTGGCCGCGCTGCGCCAGGTGCCGGCCGCCGCCCGCGACAGCGCGCGCGGCATCGGCATGTCGCCGTGGCAGGTGTTCCGCCTGGTGGAGCTGCCGCTGGCGCTGCCGGTGCTGATGACCGGCCTGCGCGTCACCACGGTGCAGGCGGTGGGCCTGGCGGCGGTGGCGGCGCTGATAGGCGCCGGCGGCTTCGGTGCCATCGTGTTCCAGGGCCTGTCAGCCAGCGCGCCGGACCAGGTGCTGCTGGGCACGCTGCCCATCGTTATCCTGACGTTGTGCTGCGACACCGTCTTCAAACTGCTGGCCTCGCGGCTGGAGCGCGCCCCCCGATGA
- a CDS encoding ABC transporter ATP-binding protein yields MIEISAVNKSFHGWQAVSELTLNVAAGELAVLVGSSGSGKSTTLKMLNRLLEPDSGEIRIAGRDIREQPPERLRRHIGYAIQSVGLFPHWNVEENIAAVPRLLGWPRQRIRDRVDELLALLQLPADFRRRYPQQLSGGQQQRVGVARALAADPDVLLMDEPFGALDPVTRASLQQELARIHRLSGKTIVLVTHDIDEALLLGQRIAVMDQGRLLQQGSPRDILLHPANDFVRDFFQPDEAGVRLLGLQRVAERMRPGERAAGDPVRADATLRQALSAFIVQGATALPVVDAAGAEIGALRFEDLLGAPA; encoded by the coding sequence ATGATAGAAATTTCCGCCGTCAACAAATCGTTCCACGGCTGGCAAGCGGTGTCGGAACTGACGCTGAATGTGGCCGCAGGCGAGCTGGCGGTGCTGGTCGGCAGCTCCGGCTCCGGCAAATCGACGACGCTGAAAATGCTGAACCGGCTGCTGGAGCCGGACAGCGGCGAAATCCGCATCGCCGGCCGCGACATCCGCGAACAGCCGCCGGAGCGGCTGCGCCGCCACATCGGCTACGCGATACAGTCGGTGGGCCTGTTCCCGCACTGGAACGTCGAAGAGAACATCGCCGCGGTGCCCAGATTGCTGGGCTGGCCGCGGCAGCGGATACGGGATAGGGTGGACGAGCTGCTGGCGCTGCTGCAACTCCCCGCCGACTTCCGCCGGCGCTACCCGCAGCAGCTGTCCGGCGGCCAGCAGCAGCGCGTCGGCGTCGCGCGGGCGTTGGCCGCCGATCCCGACGTGCTGCTGATGGACGAGCCGTTCGGCGCGCTGGACCCGGTCACCCGCGCCAGCCTGCAACAGGAACTGGCCCGCATCCACCGGCTGTCCGGCAAGACCATCGTCCTGGTCACCCACGACATCGACGAGGCGTTGCTGCTGGGCCAGCGCATCGCGGTGATGGACCAGGGCCGCCTGCTGCAACAGGGCAGCCCGCGCGACATCCTGCTGCATCCGGCCAACGACTTCGTCCGCGATTTCTTCCAGCCCGACGAGGCCGGCGTGCGCTTGCTGGGCCTGCAGCGCGTCGCCGAGCGGATGCGGCCCGGCGAGCGCGCCGCCGGCGACCCAGTCCGGGCCGACGCCACGCTGCGCCAGGCGCTGTCGGCCTTCATCGTCCAGGGCGCGACGGCGCTGCCGGTGGTGGACGCCGCCGGCGCCGAAATCGGCGCGCTGCGCTTCGAAGACCTGCTGGGCGCGCCGGCATGA
- a CDS encoding ABC transporter permease, translated as MRRRIGLIVGALALAALLLALPHGAPLFHHLFPELDRPLYQQDDIAELLLAHLGIVALSGGGASVLGIAAALWVGRPAGGDFRPLLETLLAIAQSFPPVAVLALTVPLIGFGAAPALIALALYSLLPITHAALAGLASVPEDAREAARGMGMSPAQMLWRVELPLAAPVIVAGVRTAMVINIGTAALASTVGARTLGLPIIVGLSGFNTAYVIQGALPVALLAIVVDQAFLWLGDWLRPPDLGKP; from the coding sequence ATGAGGCGGCGCATCGGCCTGATTGTCGGCGCGCTGGCGCTGGCCGCGCTGCTGCTGGCTCTGCCGCATGGCGCGCCGCTGTTCCACCATCTGTTCCCGGAGCTGGACCGCCCGCTATACCAGCAGGACGACATCGCCGAGCTCTTGCTCGCCCACCTGGGCATCGTCGCGCTGTCCGGCGGCGGCGCCTCCGTGCTAGGCATCGCCGCCGCGCTGTGGGTCGGCCGGCCCGCCGGCGGCGATTTCCGCCCGCTGCTGGAGACGCTGCTGGCCATCGCCCAATCGTTTCCGCCGGTGGCGGTGCTGGCGCTGACGGTGCCGCTGATAGGCTTCGGCGCCGCGCCGGCGCTGATCGCGCTGGCGCTGTACAGCCTGCTGCCCATCACCCACGCCGCGCTGGCCGGCCTGGCCTCGGTGCCGGAAGACGCGCGCGAGGCGGCGCGCGGCATGGGCATGAGCCCGGCGCAGATGCTGTGGCGGGTGGAGCTGCCGCTGGCGGCGCCGGTCATCGTCGCCGGCGTGCGCACCGCGATGGTGATCAATATCGGCACCGCCGCGCTAGCGTCCACCGTCGGCGCCCGCACGCTGGGCCTGCCCATCATCGTCGGCCTGTCCGGCTTCAACACCGCCTACGTGATACAGGGCGCGCTACCGGTGGCGCTGCTGGCCATCGTCGTCGACCAGGCGTTTTTGTGGCTGGGCGACTGGCTGAGACCTCCTGATCTTGGCAAACCATAG
- a CDS encoding glycosyltransferase family 9 protein, which produces MIQKKFRLVEKHRAYRKKIVANRLSLKEKISGRYQEWRLSRSNTQIVSHIARRLYQKIKDKLRLSYSVHNSIHLSPPKKVKQNIFCIRITGGIGDAVIIARMARDLVANIGEYQFDIYFQSPAVIRPFFSKIKGFRECMHIDAFDQTKHYYQFSLIANQFVYFEDGVANLQEITAKHPKLLSIFSNTVATKNKYDRYIRLHPTLDGAFSDIATKQGHRRYTYLHHTLGIKYTSDLLDIELASQLPSALLDKNYITIHDGWDGNFPIKSHRPTKSVPIEKWAEIVALIKKERSDITIVQLGGATGSNIDGVDINFKNKLSFDQATTVLSKSLLHIDAESGLVHIAASLGVRSIVLFGPTNSDWFSYPSNINILPKECGNCWWSTNNWMEKCPAGFDIPICTNSISAKLVAKEAVKFLSTV; this is translated from the coding sequence ATGATTCAAAAAAAATTTCGCCTTGTCGAAAAACATAGAGCGTACAGAAAAAAAATTGTTGCGAACCGCCTCTCCCTGAAAGAAAAAATTTCCGGTCGGTATCAAGAATGGCGCCTTTCTCGATCCAATACCCAAATAGTAAGCCATATTGCAAGACGCCTGTATCAAAAAATCAAAGACAAGCTTCGCCTTTCATACTCGGTGCATAACAGCATTCATCTTTCCCCGCCAAAGAAGGTGAAACAGAATATTTTCTGTATCAGAATAACCGGCGGGATAGGCGATGCCGTCATCATTGCAAGAATGGCCCGGGATTTAGTGGCCAATATTGGCGAATATCAATTCGATATTTACTTTCAATCCCCCGCTGTCATTAGACCATTCTTTAGCAAAATAAAAGGCTTTCGAGAATGCATGCACATAGATGCATTCGATCAAACCAAGCATTACTACCAGTTCTCACTTATCGCAAATCAATTTGTCTATTTCGAGGATGGCGTAGCCAATCTTCAAGAGATTACTGCTAAACATCCTAAGCTGCTTAGCATATTCTCGAATACAGTTGCCACAAAGAATAAGTATGATCGATATATAAGGCTGCATCCCACCCTTGATGGCGCCTTTTCCGACATTGCCACCAAACAGGGGCATCGTCGCTATACATACCTCCATCACACGCTGGGGATCAAGTATACGAGCGACCTCTTGGATATCGAGCTCGCATCTCAGCTCCCCTCTGCCTTATTAGATAAGAATTACATTACCATTCATGATGGTTGGGATGGCAATTTTCCGATAAAAAGCCATAGACCAACCAAATCGGTACCAATAGAAAAATGGGCGGAAATTGTTGCCTTGATAAAAAAAGAACGAAGCGATATAACGATCGTTCAGTTAGGCGGAGCGACCGGATCGAATATTGACGGCGTTGATATCAATTTCAAAAACAAACTTAGCTTTGATCAAGCCACGACTGTGCTATCAAAATCGCTACTTCATATAGATGCTGAGTCCGGCCTTGTTCATATCGCTGCATCTTTAGGTGTACGTAGCATCGTTTTGTTTGGCCCGACCAACTCGGATTGGTTCTCCTATCCAAGCAATATCAATATATTGCCGAAAGAGTGTGGAAATTGCTGGTGGTCAACCAATAACTGGATGGAGAAATGTCCCGCAGGATTCGATATTCCTATTTGCACAAATAGCATAAGCGCAAAATTAGTCGCTAAAGAGGCGGTAAAATTTTTAAGCACGGTATGA